In Perca flavescens isolate YP-PL-M2 chromosome 7, PFLA_1.0, whole genome shotgun sequence, the following proteins share a genomic window:
- the LOC114558432 gene encoding zinc finger protein PLAGL2 — protein sequence MFHQQDHLKSQLQDSPPASRQLFHCHECGKQYNTQLGYRRHLVAAHSAAAGLPCPEGAPSLLEHLSSHIDRPPPSEANASATVPVRERKYSCERCDRRFYTRKDVRRHAVVHTGRRDFLCPRCAQRFGRRDHLTRHLKKSHAQESRLMPPCAPSTPVATPSPAPPQGSVKEEPSPVACDMGSVSKEPMETFSRDMYNSYPMANAVPGMGHPHGLMQGSLSSSMGVARHMPPQSSHPHHHHLQPPVAPQQQPYSNMARYQHGSTSYPRADVDSFLLDLQSAPPPHLGAVNSSTSTSASPQREVPGEGVCAGSDPHLLSRSPAITSTELSCTTNMDLGPLLGFLPFSLPPYSPHMGMGGLVMSYPPATTTTSPSSSSTGLSSQAPGPFTFFQPPQAHVPQGPGAHNHSQLPQAYSSPAMSTSSALPHYYQAFQQ from the coding sequence ATGTTTCACCAGCAGGACCATCTAAAGAGCCAGCTGCAGGACAGCCCCCCCGCCAGCAGGCAGCTCTTCCACTGCCACGAGTGTGGAAAGCAGTACAACACCCAGCTGGGTTATAGACGCCACCTGGTGGCAGCCCACAGTGCTGCAGCGGGCCTGCCCTGTCCAGAGGGGGCGCCGTCCCTGCTGGAGCACCTGAGCAGCCATATTGACAGGCCTCCGCCATCCGAGGCCAACGCTAGCGCTACCGTGCCAGTGCGGGAGAGGAAGTACTCGTGCGAGCGATGCGACCGCCGCTTTTACACTCGTAAGGATGTACGGCGTCACGCCGTGGTGCACACTGGGCGCCGTGACTTCCTGTGCCCGCGCTGTGCACAGCGCTTTGGCCGCAGAGACCACCTGACCCGCCATTTGAAGAAGAGCCATGCCCAGGAGTCAAGGTTGATGCCACCCTGTGCACCCAGCACTCCTGTGGCCACACCGAGCCCTGCCCCCCCCCAGGGCTCGGTGAAGGAGGAGCCCAGCCCCGTGGCCTGTGACATGGGCTCCGTGTCCAAGGAGCCCATGGAGACTTTCTCCAGGGACATGTACAACTCCTACCCCATGGCCAACGCTGTCCCTGGGATGGGCCACCCTCATGGCCTCATGCAGGGCTCCTTGTCCTCGAGTATGGGTGTGGCTCGCCACATGCCCCCCCAATCTTCTCATCCCCACCACCATCACCTGCAGCCCCCAGTGGCTCCACAGCAGCAGCCCTACAGCAACATGGCCAGGTACCAACACGGATCTACCTCATATCCTCGTGCCGACGTGGACAGTTTCCTGCTGGACCTGCAGAGTGCCCCCCCACCTCACCTGGGTGCAGTCAACTCCTCTACCTCTACTTCCGCCTCCCCTCAGAGGGAGGTGCCGGGTGAAGGCGTGTGTGCTGGCAGCGACCCCCACCTGCTGTCCAGGAGCCCCGCCATCACCTCCACCGAGCTGTCCTGCACCACTAACATGGACCTCGGGCCCCTGCTGGGCTTCTTGCCTTTCAGCCTGCCGCCCTACAGCCCCCACATGGGGATGGGAGGGTTGGTGATGAGCTATCCccccgccaccaccaccacctcccccTCATCCTCTTCCACTGGGCTGTCCTCCCAGGCTCCGGGGCCTTTCACCTTCTTCCAGCCTCCCCAGGCTCATGTACCACAGGGCCCTGGAGCCCATAACCACAGCCAGCTACCTCAGGCATACAGCAGTCCTGCTATGAGCACTTCCAGCGCCCTACCTCACTACTACCAGGCCTTTCAGCAGTAA